One genomic segment of Candidatus Brocadiaceae bacterium includes these proteins:
- the pssA gene encoding CDP-diacylglycerol--serine O-phosphatidyltransferase, whose protein sequence is MKLKSVLPNALTTGNIICGFFSIISVLNQRIELAAWFIILAMIFDAFDGRVARMLKTTSPLGIQLDSLADFLTFGIAPAFLLIQSCKQFPIAILYFIGLFFIMCAAFRLARYNAERGNGTNLPNYFFVGLPSTLSGGTIAQLVILNDFISTKVGVEIVSSLLPFVAFALASFMISKVPFFNITSKIGIKQGFLPMALEFSASIAFFVISPELALSTSLSFYLISCAMYGFIKSRKLRREAQEHYLAI, encoded by the coding sequence TTGAAACTAAAATCGGTACTACCAAATGCACTAACAACAGGAAATATAATCTGTGGTTTCTTCTCGATTATATCTGTTTTAAACCAAAGGATTGAGCTTGCGGCGTGGTTTATTATCCTGGCGATGATTTTTGACGCCTTTGATGGGAGGGTTGCCCGCATGTTAAAAACAACGAGCCCTCTTGGCATTCAATTGGATTCCCTGGCTGATTTTTTAACTTTTGGAATTGCTCCGGCATTTCTTTTGATACAATCATGCAAGCAATTTCCTATCGCCATTTTATATTTTATTGGTTTATTTTTTATCATGTGTGCCGCGTTCCGATTGGCACGATACAATGCAGAAAGAGGTAATGGAACAAATCTACCAAATTATTTTTTTGTTGGTTTGCCATCTACGCTTTCCGGAGGAACTATTGCACAACTTGTTATTCTCAATGACTTTATAAGCACAAAGGTCGGCGTGGAAATCGTTAGTTCGCTTTTACCATTTGTGGCCTTTGCGCTGGCATCTTTTATGATCAGCAAAGTCCCTTTTTTTAACATTACCAGTAAAATTGGCATCAAACAGGGCTTCCTGCCGATGGCATTGGAATTTTCTGCTTCTATAGCCTTTTTTGTAATCAGCCCTGAGTTAGCACTATCAACGTCCTTGAGTTTCTACCTGATCTCCTGTGCCATGTACGGCTTCATCAAAAGCAGAAAACTGAGAAGAGAGGCGCAAGAGCATTATCTCGCAATTTAA
- a CDS encoding sigma-54-dependent Fis family transcriptional regulator: MPERILVVDDEENIRFTFENFLSDEGYAVKTAENFEEAWSLLCTSEYDVIFADIILGGKTGLDLLKSVKGKKFTCPFIMITGSPDIETATEALRLGAFDYIQKPVLQDTLLRTTKIALKQKSLIDEKDKYLSNIEAIFRSVKDAIISVDTRSCIINANHAAKYLCGIDSKSIGEKFLPTQCNHKCLNALSETIKKKQPVEYYRVECNNKTHPHQVVTISAQPLFNQNHKLHGAVLVIKDETHIAKLEQNMRERTQFHSIVGQNQKMQAIYSLIENLADVQTTVLILGESGTGKELIAHELHHSGKFHNRPYVKANCSAFPESLQESELFGHVKGAFTGAAHDKAGRFKLADGGTIFLDEIGEISQSTQLLLLRVLQEREFEPVGSSTPVKVDVRVITATNQNLYKKVMEGSFRQDLYYRLKVVEITVPPLRERRDDIPLLINHFLVKYNNKLNKTIEAISDDVKSIFMEYLWPGNIRELEHTIEYSFILCQHNIITIEDLPRAFVESLIKKNKIHHIINTMNESSEIIEVLKNCAWNKARAARLLGMSRRTLYRKLKEHNIGHAPPQIPL, translated from the coding sequence ATGCCGGAAAGAATCCTTGTAGTAGATGATGAGGAAAATATCAGATTTACCTTTGAAAATTTTCTTTCTGATGAGGGTTATGCCGTAAAAACAGCTGAAAATTTCGAAGAAGCCTGGTCATTGCTATGCACATCCGAATATGATGTCATATTTGCGGATATTATATTAGGCGGGAAAACCGGCTTGGACCTTTTAAAATCTGTCAAGGGAAAGAAATTCACTTGCCCTTTTATTATGATAACAGGATCTCCTGACATTGAAACAGCGACTGAGGCCCTTCGTCTGGGAGCATTTGATTATATACAGAAACCTGTGCTGCAAGACACGTTATTACGTACTACAAAAATTGCCTTGAAACAGAAATCGTTGATAGACGAAAAAGACAAGTATCTTTCAAATATCGAAGCCATCTTTCGCAGCGTAAAGGATGCCATTATCTCCGTAGACACCAGATCGTGTATAATTAACGCAAATCATGCCGCAAAATACTTATGCGGCATAGATAGTAAAAGCATCGGGGAAAAATTCCTTCCCACGCAATGTAACCACAAATGTCTTAACGCGCTATCTGAAACCATTAAGAAAAAGCAGCCCGTTGAATATTATCGTGTTGAGTGTAATAACAAAACTCACCCGCATCAGGTAGTAACCATTTCAGCACAACCTCTCTTCAATCAGAACCATAAACTTCACGGAGCAGTGTTAGTGATAAAGGACGAAACTCATATAGCTAAGCTTGAACAAAATATGAGAGAACGCACACAATTCCATTCTATCGTCGGACAAAATCAAAAAATGCAAGCTATTTACTCCCTTATAGAAAATCTTGCCGATGTGCAAACGACCGTTTTAATACTTGGAGAAAGTGGCACCGGAAAAGAATTGATTGCACACGAATTACATCACAGCGGGAAATTTCACAATAGACCGTATGTCAAGGCAAACTGTTCCGCATTTCCAGAATCATTACAGGAAAGTGAACTCTTCGGGCACGTTAAAGGTGCATTTACCGGTGCGGCTCATGATAAAGCCGGCAGATTTAAACTGGCCGATGGGGGAACAATCTTCCTTGATGAAATAGGAGAAATATCACAATCGACACAATTACTATTATTAAGAGTATTACAGGAAAGGGAATTTGAGCCTGTTGGCAGTTCAACTCCTGTCAAAGTTGATGTCAGGGTTATTACTGCCACCAATCAAAATCTTTATAAAAAGGTAATGGAGGGCTCGTTTCGACAAGACCTTTATTATCGTTTAAAAGTGGTAGAAATAACTGTTCCACCACTAAGAGAAAGAAGGGATGATATTCCATTACTCATCAATCACTTTTTAGTAAAATACAATAATAAATTAAACAAGACTATCGAAGCTATTTCAGATGATGTAAAAAGTATTTTTATGGAATACTTATGGCCAGGAAACATAAGAGAACTGGAACACACAATAGAGTATTCGTTTATTCTTTGCCAGCATAATATCATTACAATTGAAGATCTGCCGCGTGCATTCGTCGAATCACTGATAAAGAAGAATAAAATCCATCATATTATAAATACCATGAACGAAAGTTCAGAAATTATTGAAGTTCTCAAAAACTGTGCATGGAATAAGGCTCGGGCAGCACGTCTTCTTGGTATGAGCAGACGCACACTCTACAGGAAATTAAAGGAACATAATATAGGGCACGCCCCACCTCAGATTCCTCTATAA
- a CDS encoding formylglycine-generating enzyme family protein — translation MKKNQNIPSNMIIIPEGPFYMGSTKQDIEKLLDLDRNVEMARFENEVPQRKVSLSAYLIDKYPVTNAEYKNFIDSGGYLKKELWSEDGWSYLLKENPLEGDGLNCFFKTEEQDCPVVNVSWYEADAFARWAGKRLPTEAEWEKAARGTDGRIYPWGNEFEISRLNCSEAKIEKPTPVTKYPQGQSVYGCFDMAGNVWEWTADWYDSHYYQNAPNKDPQGPAVAEDDPYFGRPEEVGVSIYELKPSPSGKKLMECKVLRGGSWNGSGIIHIRCSNRDYDEPAYKNDTIGFRCARSLEQ, via the coding sequence ATGAAAAAGAATCAAAATATCCCTTCAAATATGATCATTATACCTGAAGGTCCATTTTATATGGGAAGCACAAAACAAGACATTGAGAAATTATTGGATCTTGACCGTAACGTAGAGATGGCTCGTTTTGAAAATGAAGTTCCTCAAAGAAAGGTTTCTCTGAGCGCGTATCTTATTGATAAATATCCTGTTACCAATGCGGAATACAAAAATTTTATAGATTCTGGAGGGTATCTGAAAAAAGAACTCTGGTCTGAAGATGGATGGAGTTATCTTCTGAAAGAGAATCCCCTTGAAGGTGACGGTTTGAATTGCTTTTTTAAAACAGAAGAGCAGGATTGTCCGGTTGTCAATGTTTCCTGGTACGAGGCAGATGCATTCGCACGATGGGCAGGAAAAAGACTTCCAACGGAGGCAGAATGGGAAAAGGCTGCCAGGGGAACTGATGGCAGAATATATCCATGGGGTAATGAATTTGAAATATCAAGGTTAAATTGTTCTGAGGCAAAGATTGAAAAGCCGACCCCGGTCACGAAATACCCTCAGGGTCAGAGTGTGTATGGATGCTTTGATATGGCAGGAAACGTTTGGGAATGGACTGCTGATTGGTATGACAGCCATTATTATCAAAACGCGCCGAATAAAGACCCGCAAGGTCCTGCCGTGGCCGAAGACGACCCGTATTTCGGAAGACCTGAAGAAGTAGGGGTTTCGATTTATGAATTAAAACCTTCTCCTTCGGGTAAGAAGCTTATGGAGTGCAAGGTGCTTCGCGGTGGATCCTGGAATGGTTCAGGAATTATCCATATCCGTTGTTCGAATCGAGACTACGATGAACCTGCTTACAAAAATGATACCATCGGTTTCCGCTGTGCCAGGTCTTTGGAGCAATGA
- a CDS encoding GAF domain-containing protein produces the protein MKWNTEKMVMDVGKQEDSGVTDPSIDNDLQMVHGTLTEFKLLTSFGKFPNSSKTEGKRTTGCKDVDTHRVRTPVETFELKKLYPLVNKLAVSGTGSQLGVIAFVDGSELYHMASMGFIGEQFNGKKNTGRGGIVERIVQHGKPIIVDDVENNIRFKNLKKEGFPARTLLSVPVMSRGRILGIICVGKKDLDICYTQNDLKFIETLAGHLSIAIENKGICDRTSNGNTLNQLTSHYYDSSNKYLPVLLRHIKTGAFSGCDLYLQTIVNKEIKYLLYCKGYKLFSDGRKESFVKKNINKIYVAKNGQSQYLRYLETNLEMILSDEMTSVHEKVRIVYDVALNMTSDVLKDYTTVVNLERAKEWMITTIHFLLHNEEASYLLLNMLTYKEDLFRHSANVAVLGILFGTYMNYSIKELVSLGTGLLFHDIGKTKIDPYLLEIETERMTREEKEQLRKHTDLGHIILSRNGDLFGDACLIAKQHHERYDGNGYPEGLKGQEIHYYSRIAGVLNEYEKQMSKNTIYNGNPAFKVLKQMIENREGCYDKNILKKFLEYLISCSKGDSAEDRFPLPCYTQ, from the coding sequence ATGAAATGGAATACGGAAAAGATGGTTATGGATGTAGGAAAACAAGAGGATTCAGGGGTGACGGATCCGTCCATTGACAACGATTTACAAATGGTTCACGGTACCTTGACTGAATTTAAGCTATTGACGAGTTTCGGTAAGTTTCCGAACAGCAGTAAAACGGAAGGGAAAAGAACTACTGGATGTAAAGATGTCGATACTCATAGAGTTCGTACACCGGTGGAGACGTTTGAATTAAAAAAACTGTATCCTCTTGTTAACAAGCTTGCAGTGAGTGGCACAGGGAGTCAGCTAGGAGTGATAGCATTCGTTGATGGTAGTGAACTATATCATATGGCATCAATGGGGTTTATCGGTGAGCAGTTCAACGGCAAAAAAAATACTGGCAGGGGTGGAATAGTAGAAAGGATTGTTCAGCATGGAAAACCTATCATTGTGGATGATGTGGAAAATAACATTAGATTTAAAAACCTGAAAAAGGAAGGATTCCCTGCGAGGACACTATTGAGTGTTCCAGTAATGTCACGAGGCAGAATTCTCGGTATTATTTGCGTTGGTAAGAAGGATTTGGATATTTGTTATACTCAGAATGATCTGAAATTTATAGAAACGCTTGCAGGTCATCTTTCTATTGCCATTGAAAATAAAGGCATATGCGATCGCACTTCAAACGGAAACACATTGAATCAACTTACTTCTCACTACTACGATAGCAGCAATAAATATTTACCTGTCCTGTTGCGGCATATTAAGACCGGCGCTTTTTCCGGGTGTGACTTATATTTACAAACCATAGTAAATAAAGAAATAAAATATTTATTATACTGCAAAGGATACAAATTGTTCAGTGATGGACGAAAAGAATCTTTTGTAAAAAAGAATATTAACAAAATTTATGTGGCAAAAAATGGTCAATCTCAATATTTGAGATATTTGGAAACAAACCTTGAGATGATTCTTAGTGATGAAATGACCTCCGTGCATGAAAAGGTTCGTATTGTGTATGATGTTGCATTAAACATGACGAGTGACGTATTGAAGGATTATACTACGGTTGTAAATTTAGAAAGAGCCAAGGAGTGGATGATTACTACAATACACTTTCTTTTGCATAATGAGGAAGCCTCTTATCTGCTGCTGAATATGCTAACGTATAAGGAAGACCTCTTCAGGCATTCGGCAAATGTGGCTGTATTAGGTATCCTGTTTGGAACGTATATGAATTATTCGATTAAGGAACTTGTATCATTAGGAACAGGTTTGCTTTTTCATGATATTGGTAAAACGAAAATTGACCCGTATTTACTTGAGATTGAAACAGAACGAATGACAAGAGAAGAGAAAGAACAATTGAGAAAACATACGGATCTGGGTCATATCATTTTGTCTAGAAACGGCGACTTATTTGGCGATGCTTGTCTGATCGCGAAACAACATCATGAACGATATGATGGCAACGGTTATCCAGAAGGTTTAAAAGGGCAGGAGATTCATTATTACAGCCGTATAGCAGGTGTTTTAAATGAATATGAAAAACAAATGTCAAAAAATACCATTTATAATGGAAACCCTGCCTTTAAGGTATTAAAACAAATGATAGAAAACAGGGAAGGTTGTTACGATAAGAACATATTAAAAAAATTTCTTGAATATCTCATAAGTTGTAGCAAAGGAGATAGTGCTGAAGATCGGTTTCCCTTGCCTTGCTATACGCAATGA
- a CDS encoding aquaporin, translating into MDAYKKYIAEFVGTFALVFIAAGAVCADFYLRRVGGQGLGLLGIAIAYGVSMIAIIYTISYVSGSHINPAVTISFWLTKRMDPNTAILYILSQIVGASLAGLALQTLFPDALNSVYLGTSMLSAGVSIERGILMEFIISFLLIFTIYGTLVDKRASAGFAGIAIGMVVLFGVIIGGTISGGAMNPARVFGPAIASGQFSHHYVWWIGPILGGIAAGILYDTLFSERKS; encoded by the coding sequence ATGGATGCATACAAAAAGTATATAGCTGAATTCGTGGGGACGTTTGCCTTGGTGTTTATAGCAGCTGGTGCTGTATGTGCTGATTTTTATTTGAGACGGGTTGGCGGACAGGGACTGGGACTTTTAGGTATTGCCATTGCATATGGTGTTTCCATGATAGCAATCATTTACACCATTAGTTATGTGTCTGGTTCTCATATTAATCCTGCGGTAACGATATCTTTTTGGCTTACGAAAAGAATGGACCCGAATACCGCTATATTGTATATACTTTCTCAAATAGTTGGCGCCTCTCTGGCAGGGCTTGCGTTACAAACGTTATTCCCTGATGCTCTGAACTCGGTATATCTCGGAACAAGTATGTTATCTGCTGGTGTCTCTATAGAACGTGGAATATTGATGGAATTTATTATCTCTTTTCTCTTGATTTTTACAATATATGGTACATTGGTAGATAAGAGGGCTTCTGCTGGTTTTGCAGGTATTGCAATAGGGATGGTGGTGCTTTTTGGTGTGATAATTGGAGGGACAATCAGTGGTGGGGCAATGAATCCGGCTCGAGTATTTGGACCAGCTATCGCTTCGGGGCAGTTTTCTCACCATTATGTCTGGTGGATAGGGCCGATTTTGGGAGGAATTGCAGCAGGAATTCTTTATGATACACTGTTTTCTGAAAGGAAAAGTTAA
- a CDS encoding flagellin, whose protein sequence is MSRINTNINALNALKSLNDVNSRLSVSQLRLATGKRINSAADDAAGYSIAKKFNARAKGLGQALNNIGNAKNLVAVAEGHLNNIVDILIQMKTKATQAADGALGSEERNAIKAELSALATQIDLEVTQATWNGNSIFDGASATAAGNSSAALKFQIGAGNSSTNDLLVFDLFKTGNVSFSSAVTNYKATGLAVGIASTGSGQTASSGTTGHVSTTAGAQTLMGRIDSAIADVSEALSYIGSVVNRLSYQETSLTVAKTNTEAARSRIEDADMAFEQLEATKLQILQQTASAMLAQANSSPQIIMQLFQ, encoded by the coding sequence ATGAGCAGAATAAACACAAACATTAATGCCTTAAATGCATTGAAATCGTTAAACGATGTAAATAGTAGATTGTCGGTGTCACAGCTGAGACTGGCTACGGGCAAAAGAATCAACAGCGCCGCTGATGATGCGGCAGGATACTCAATTGCAAAAAAATTTAATGCGCGTGCAAAGGGACTCGGGCAGGCATTAAATAATATAGGGAACGCTAAGAACCTGGTGGCTGTGGCGGAAGGTCATTTAAATAACATTGTGGATATCCTGATACAGATGAAAACCAAGGCCACACAGGCAGCAGATGGCGCCTTGGGATCAGAAGAGCGTAATGCGATCAAGGCAGAGCTTTCAGCGCTGGCAACACAGATTGACCTTGAGGTTACCCAGGCGACGTGGAATGGGAACAGTATCTTTGATGGCGCCAGCGCAACTGCTGCCGGTAACAGTTCGGCGGCTCTAAAATTTCAGATCGGCGCAGGAAACAGTAGCACGAACGATTTATTGGTATTTGATCTGTTTAAAACCGGTAATGTAAGTTTTTCGTCGGCGGTAACAAATTATAAGGCAACTGGGCTGGCAGTAGGCATTGCCTCCACTGGAAGCGGGCAGACTGCGTCATCTGGTACAACGGGACATGTAAGCACAACCGCGGGCGCGCAAACGCTGATGGGCAGGATTGATAGTGCCATAGCGGATGTGTCTGAGGCATTGAGCTACATCGGCTCGGTAGTAAACAGACTCTCGTATCAGGAGACCAGTTTGACGGTGGCAAAGACAAACACTGAGGCGGCAAGGAGCAGGATTGAGGATGCGGATATGGCATTTGAACAGCTTGAAGCAACAAAGTTGCAGATCCTTCAGCAGACTGCCAGCGCAATGCTCGCGCAGGCAAACTCATCGCCACAGATTATAATGCAGCTGTTCCAGTAA
- a CDS encoding endonuclease III, with protein sequence MFAVDTVLKIIERENKQFVEPVVTTISKEHRPFHVLISCILSLRTKDQTTREAYHRLFAVADTPNSLVKISPQKLEKIIYPVGFYKTKAKKIIDICAILLKEYKGRVPDEIDELLKLNGVGRKTANLVVTLGYHKPGICVDTHVHRICNRWGYVTTRNPNETEYALRETLPKKYWITINDLLVTYGQNICLPVSPKCSLCKVEKYCGKVGVTKYR encoded by the coding sequence ATGTTTGCTGTTGACACGGTATTAAAGATCATTGAACGGGAAAATAAGCAGTTCGTCGAACCTGTCGTTACGACCATTTCAAAGGAGCATAGGCCTTTTCATGTATTAATTTCCTGTATCTTGAGCCTCAGGACAAAAGATCAAACTACGCGTGAAGCTTATCACAGACTCTTTGCCGTTGCTGATACTCCGAATAGCCTGGTAAAGATTTCTCCTCAAAAATTGGAAAAAATTATTTATCCCGTTGGATTTTATAAAACAAAGGCAAAAAAAATTATAGACATTTGCGCCATTTTGTTGAAGGAATATAAGGGCAGGGTGCCTGATGAAATAGATGAATTACTGAAGTTAAATGGAGTAGGCAGGAAAACCGCAAATCTGGTTGTAACTTTGGGATATCATAAACCTGGAATTTGTGTTGACACCCATGTGCATCGGATATGCAATCGTTGGGGCTATGTCACAACAAGAAATCCAAACGAAACCGAATACGCGCTCAGAGAAACTCTCCCAAAAAAATACTGGATTACTATTAATGATCTTCTCGTTACGTATGGACAAAACATTTGTTTACCTGTCTCACCAAAATGCAGTCTTTGCAAAGTAGAGAAGTATTGTGGAAAGGTTGGAGTGACAAAATACCGATAA